The sequence GCACACGTGAGAGAAGTTGTCGACAGAGAGCGGGCGAGGCTGGGACACATGGCCACACTTACCGCGTGGCGGGGTGCAGCGCAACGGGTCGGCGGCGGAATTGCCGCGGACTGCCGTTGCAACAGTGGTGAGGTCTGCGGAATTCAGCTCATTTGCCGTGGCTCCTCCGCGGTGGCCTGCCGGGACAGGGACGCTACTCGGCGGCCTCGCTGAGCTGTCAGCCTCCGACGGTCGGCAGGTATCCCGGCGTACGGCGGGCCTTCGTCGCGGTCTCGAAGGCGTAGGCGAGGTCTAGCACGTCGGCGTCGTGCCACCGGGCGCCGATGAAGCTGATGCCGATGGGGAGCGCCCCCTGCGGTCCGGCGAACCCGGCGGGTACGGTGACGTTCGGGTACCCGGCCACCGCTGCCGGTCCCGCACTGCCGTAGAGGAATTCGTCAGCGACACCGTCACGGTTGAAGTACTTGGTCACCCACCCGGGTGTGTTGGTGAGCGCCACGATGGCGTCTAGACGGTTCTGGGGTTCTGGCCCTCGGGCTAGCGCGTCGTCGATGGAGCCGCGGGCCAGACTGCGGATCGTGCTCCGCTGCGCGCGGACCGCCGGGTTGTCGGCCGGCACCGGGGACGCCTCGGCCTGTTCGAACAGCTCCTGGCCGAAGTATGCCAGCTCCTCCGGGTCCTGGCGGTCGAACGCGATGAGCCCTGCGAGGTCTGCGGGGTGGTTGCCGGGGGTGGCTGCTAAATAGTCTTCGATGTCGCGGTGGAATTCGGCCAGCAGGGCCGGGGTCTCACCGGCGCGGATCTCCTCCTGGTGGGCCAATTGCACCGGTACCGTCTTGGCGCCGGCAGCCATCAGCTCCTCAACCGCCATGGCGAATACCGCCTCGGTCCCGTCGTCAACGACCTGCGACTCGTCGGGGGTCAGTGTCAACACACCGATCCGGGCGCCCTTGAGCTTGTGTGGATCGAGCTCCGCGAAGTTTGGGTCAAAGTCGGCCGGACGCTCCGCGGTGGCGGCGTCGGCCGGGTCCCGACCGGCGATGGCCGACAACAGAATCGCGGCGTCAACGGCATGGCGGGCGATCGGGCCTGCCGTGTCCTGCTCGGCGGAGATCGGCACGATCCCCTCACGGCTGACCGTGCCGAGGGTCGGCTTCAGCCCGACGACACCGGTGGTGCCCGACGGGCAAACGATCGAGCCGCTCGTCTCCGTGCCAACCGCTACCTGGGCCAGCGACGCCGCCACACCCGCAGCGGATCCGCTGGAGGAAGAGCACGCGCTGCGGTCGAGGACGTAGGGGTTGGCCGTCTGCCCGCCGGCCCCGCTCCAGCCGCTGGTCGAGTTCTTCGCGCGGAAGTTGGCCCACTCGGAGAGGTTGGCCTTGCCGATCACGATTGCGCCGGCGTCGCGCAATTTGCGGGTGATCGTCGCGTCGTCCGGCTCGCTGTGCAGGAGCGCGCGGGAACCGGCCGTCGTCGGCATCCCTTCGGCGTCCACATTGTCCTTCAGCAGGACCGGGATGCCCTCCATCTCACTCCGCTGGCCCTGCTGCGCGCGGATGACGTCGCTGTGCGCGGCCTCGTCGAGCGCGTGCGCGTTGACGCTCAACACCGCTCGGACCTCATCGTTTACCTCGGCAATGCGGTCTAGGTAGGCCTGCGTCAGATCGACGGCGGTCAGCGCGCCGAACTGCATGCGCTCCTGCAGCTCCGGGATCGTGATTGCGTCTAGGGACAGTCCACCCGGCGCGAGCGTGCCGGGCTCTGCTTCGGCCATGGGGTTGGTGGAGAGAATGCCCGCAGTCGCCAGGAGAACGGCCAGCAGCGGGTGCCCGATGCGGCTCGAAACGATACGCGCGAAGCGCATCATGTCTCCTTCCGCACTGATCGTGAGACATGAACGATACGGGCCACCCGCACATCGCAAGTTTCAACGCAGATTTCCATCCCCCAGGAATGTCGTAGCTGTTCCTTTGGTAGAACCACACACGGCGGTGTGGCCAACCCGGCGAAGCCAGCCGAGGGGCCGACGAAAAAACATCGT is a genomic window of Mycobacterium sp. ITM-2016-00318 containing:
- a CDS encoding amidase family protein; the protein is MRFARIVSSRIGHPLLAVLLATAGILSTNPMAEAEPGTLAPGGLSLDAITIPELQERMQFGALTAVDLTQAYLDRIAEVNDEVRAVLSVNAHALDEAAHSDVIRAQQGQRSEMEGIPVLLKDNVDAEGMPTTAGSRALLHSEPDDATITRKLRDAGAIVIGKANLSEWANFRAKNSTSGWSGAGGQTANPYVLDRSACSSSSGSAAGVAASLAQVAVGTETSGSIVCPSGTTGVVGLKPTLGTVSREGIVPISAEQDTAGPIARHAVDAAILLSAIAGRDPADAATAERPADFDPNFAELDPHKLKGARIGVLTLTPDESQVVDDGTEAVFAMAVEELMAAGAKTVPVQLAHQEEIRAGETPALLAEFHRDIEDYLAATPGNHPADLAGLIAFDRQDPEELAYFGQELFEQAEASPVPADNPAVRAQRSTIRSLARGSIDDALARGPEPQNRLDAIVALTNTPGWVTKYFNRDGVADEFLYGSAGPAAVAGYPNVTVPAGFAGPQGALPIGISFIGARWHDADVLDLAYAFETATKARRTPGYLPTVGG